In Sporosarcina sp. PTS2304, a genomic segment contains:
- the tnpB gene encoding IS66 family insertion sequence element accessory protein TnpB (TnpB, as the term is used for proteins encoded by IS66 family insertion elements, is considered an accessory protein, since TnpC, encoded by a neighboring gene, is a DDE family transposase.) produces MRINLEGIQGIYLAHGATDMRLSIDGLSAKVQETFQANPCSSNLFIFCNRDRDRLKILHWDYNGFWLYYRRLETGRFHWPDGQEEETTSISPRQLQWMLDGLTIEEGKVFPRILGNKIV; encoded by the coding sequence ATGCGAATTAATCTGGAAGGTATTCAGGGGATTTATCTGGCACATGGCGCAACGGATATGCGGCTGTCCATTGATGGTCTGTCTGCGAAGGTGCAGGAAACCTTTCAGGCAAATCCGTGTTCCTCCAATTTATTTATCTTTTGTAACCGGGATCGCGACCGTTTAAAAATCCTGCACTGGGACTACAATGGCTTCTGGTTGTACTACCGGCGACTGGAAACTGGCCGCTTTCACTGGCCTGACGGCCAAGAAGAAGAAACCACGTCTATCAGCCCGCGCCAGCTTCAATGGATGCTCGATGGATTGACTATTGAAGAAGGAAAAGTCTTCCCCCGTATACTGGGAAACAAAATCGTATAA
- a CDS encoding accessory Sec system S-layer assembly protein: MKLFNRFKKTEKTGLDSTVGSEEILETTQGIAGDEDVETALSLHPEWNLTQEQEYVFRFLANEIEPLKPNQISLSGIDIDMEPANGDWLVKAFFRSSLDQAITVGPIELLLLDEEGNTVASAEFDLNELGEIPGRSARPWVFVFKKEDQLAPEIPAENWKLAFNVHSMRPHQLELAPSWEEQLPSEQKEALAEIVSGLPKLKPREVNIAGFQINTQEDGNITASVFVRNGHSKQINIEKLPLELLDNTGDIVARGTFDLNPPLSVKANSTTPWTFIYPKELILKEQPDFSRWTIRVPQDSTN; encoded by the coding sequence ATGAAACTCTTCAATCGATTCAAAAAGACAGAAAAAACCGGATTAGATAGTACGGTGGGTTCAGAGGAAATTTTAGAAACTACACAAGGTATCGCTGGTGATGAGGATGTCGAAACGGCCTTATCACTTCACCCTGAATGGAATTTGACACAAGAGCAAGAGTACGTGTTCCGTTTCCTTGCCAATGAAATTGAACCACTAAAACCGAACCAGATTTCATTATCAGGTATCGATATTGACATGGAACCTGCAAATGGCGACTGGTTGGTCAAAGCCTTTTTCCGCTCTTCACTTGACCAGGCCATCACAGTAGGACCTATTGAACTATTGCTCTTAGACGAAGAAGGCAATACTGTAGCTTCTGCCGAGTTCGATTTAAATGAATTAGGTGAAATTCCAGGTCGCAGCGCACGTCCATGGGTGTTTGTTTTCAAAAAGGAAGATCAACTCGCGCCTGAAATTCCAGCTGAAAACTGGAAATTGGCATTCAACGTTCATTCTATGAGACCACACCAATTGGAACTCGCTCCATCATGGGAAGAGCAACTGCCTAGCGAACAAAAAGAAGCTCTAGCAGAAATCGTGAGCGGTCTGCCGAAATTAAAACCACGCGAAGTCAATATCGCAGGTTTCCAAATCAACACACAAGAAGATGGCAATATCACAGCATCTGTTTTCGTGCGTAATGGTCACTCTAAGCAGATCAATATTGAGAAACTTCCACTTGAACTTCTCGATAATACAGGTGATATCGTTGCACGGGGAACATTTGATTTAAATCCCCCACTGTCAGTAAAAGCTAATAGTACTACCCCTTGGACATTCATTTATCCAAAGGAATTAATTTTAAAAGAGCAGCCTGACTTCTCCCGTTGGACTATCCGTGTTCCACAGGATTCAACAAATTAA
- the secA2 gene encoding accessory Sec system translocase SecA2, with protein MLNFFKRRTGTSERQLRKYRKIVEQINALEPTYIAMSDDDLSGMTEQFKEQLQSGSTIENILPDAFAVVREASKRVLGMRHFDVQLIGGAVLTEGNISEMPTGEGKTLVASLPSYVRALEGKGVHVITVNDYLAKRDYEQIGQIHRFLGLTVGLNVPMMQGPAKQAAYQSDITYGVGTEFGFDYLRDNMVQHPSQKVQRPYHFAIIDEVDSVLIDEAKTPLIVAGKMQADADLHHIAARLAKRFKKGEDFEFDDATKATSLTEQGIEKVEKAFGIDNLYDLDHQTLYHYVIQAVRAFVIFKRDVDYIVREDKIELVDMFTGRIMEGRTLSDGLHQAIEAKEGVTITDENKAQAQITIQNYFRMYPKLCGMTGTAKTQEKEFREVYNMEVIQIPTNRPRARIDAPDFVFKTIEDKYKAVANEVAARHANGQPVLVGTTSILQSEAVAKHLREKGLHFHLLNAKSVEQEVDLISQAGQPGHITVATNMAGRGTDIVLGEGVEENGGLFVLGTEKHESRRVDNQLRGRSGRQGDHGESQFYLSLEDEMFIRFSPEELEKFLTKVRTDENGKVLNPEVHELTERTQRIVEGAHFSMREYNLKLDDVINDQREVIYSLRNRVLEGKDIFEKLKTMLSETVEFVVLDSCPDNEIPENWDFERIERTMNALLLTPVELPNSLDRTADIMKQYDEGLEELFAFINTFTDNEQVSQLLPQVMLSYLDTMWVKHLEVMTRLKEGIGLRSYGQEDPMRIYQREGLQLFAKHYQRLRRDIASEIIAFMKQLNTQLQEEVSQ; from the coding sequence ATGTTGAATTTTTTTAAGCGTAGAACCGGGACTAGTGAGCGTCAACTACGTAAATATCGTAAAATCGTAGAGCAGATCAATGCACTAGAGCCTACATATATCGCCATGTCGGATGATGATTTATCAGGTATGACCGAGCAATTCAAAGAACAGCTGCAAAGTGGCTCAACCATTGAGAATATTTTACCGGATGCTTTCGCAGTTGTGCGTGAAGCTTCTAAACGTGTGCTTGGCATGCGCCATTTTGACGTGCAACTAATCGGTGGTGCCGTATTAACAGAAGGAAACATTTCGGAAATGCCAACAGGTGAAGGAAAAACACTTGTCGCTTCTCTTCCCTCTTATGTACGTGCACTTGAAGGTAAAGGTGTTCATGTCATCACTGTCAATGATTACTTGGCAAAGCGTGATTATGAACAAATAGGTCAAATTCACCGTTTCCTCGGCTTGACCGTCGGATTGAACGTACCAATGATGCAAGGCCCTGCAAAGCAAGCGGCCTATCAGTCAGATATTACTTATGGGGTAGGAACTGAATTTGGTTTTGATTATTTACGTGATAATATGGTGCAGCACCCATCTCAAAAAGTACAGCGACCTTATCATTTCGCCATTATAGATGAAGTAGACAGTGTGTTGATCGATGAAGCAAAAACACCTTTAATTGTTGCAGGTAAAATGCAAGCAGATGCCGATCTCCATCATATCGCTGCCCGCCTCGCAAAACGTTTTAAAAAGGGTGAAGACTTTGAATTTGATGATGCCACAAAAGCCACTTCTCTCACTGAACAAGGGATTGAAAAAGTAGAGAAAGCATTCGGAATCGACAATCTTTATGATTTAGATCACCAAACCCTTTACCATTATGTCATTCAAGCGGTGCGCGCATTCGTAATCTTCAAACGTGATGTGGATTATATTGTACGAGAAGATAAAATTGAACTTGTCGATATGTTCACAGGGCGAATTATGGAAGGTAGAACGCTCTCTGACGGTCTACATCAAGCGATCGAAGCTAAAGAAGGCGTGACTATTACGGATGAGAATAAAGCGCAGGCGCAAATTACTATCCAAAACTATTTCCGCATGTATCCAAAACTTTGTGGAATGACAGGTACTGCTAAAACGCAAGAAAAGGAATTCCGTGAAGTGTATAATATGGAAGTCATTCAAATCCCGACCAACCGACCACGTGCGCGGATCGATGCGCCCGATTTCGTCTTCAAGACTATTGAAGATAAATACAAAGCAGTCGCTAACGAAGTAGCTGCACGTCACGCCAATGGTCAGCCCGTTCTTGTAGGAACAACCTCTATCCTACAGTCCGAAGCGGTCGCTAAACATTTGCGGGAAAAAGGGCTCCACTTCCACTTGCTGAATGCGAAAAGCGTCGAGCAGGAAGTAGATCTAATTTCTCAAGCGGGTCAACCTGGACATATTACGGTAGCTACTAACATGGCAGGCCGCGGAACAGACATCGTACTTGGCGAAGGCGTGGAAGAAAACGGTGGATTATTCGTGCTAGGTACTGAAAAGCATGAAAGTCGTCGAGTGGACAATCAGTTGCGCGGTCGTTCAGGTCGTCAAGGTGACCATGGGGAGAGCCAGTTCTATCTTTCATTAGAAGATGAAATGTTTATCCGTTTTTCTCCGGAAGAACTAGAGAAGTTTTTAACAAAAGTTCGCACTGATGAAAATGGCAAAGTATTGAATCCAGAAGTCCATGAATTGACAGAACGGACGCAACGAATAGTGGAAGGTGCACACTTCTCTATGCGGGAATATAACTTGAAGCTCGATGATGTGATTAATGATCAGCGCGAAGTTATTTATTCGTTACGCAACCGCGTGCTAGAAGGTAAAGATATTTTCGAAAAGTTAAAGACCATGCTTTCTGAAACAGTTGAATTCGTTGTACTCGATAGTTGTCCAGACAATGAAATTCCGGAAAACTGGGATTTTGAACGAATTGAACGGACGATGAACGCATTATTACTAACACCTGTCGAGTTGCCAAACTCATTGGATCGGACAGCAGATATTATGAAACAATATGACGAAGGTTTAGAAGAGTTGTTTGCTTTTATTAATACATTCACTGATAATGAACAAGTGAGTCAACTACTTCCACAAGTCATGCTTAGCTACTTAGACACCATGTGGGTAAAACATTTAGAAGTCATGACGCGTCTAAAAGAAGGTATCGGATTACGTTCGTACGGACAAGAAGACCCGATGCGTATTTACCAGCGAGAAGGTTTGCAACTGTTCGCTAAACACTATCAACGTCTGCGCCGCGATATCGCATCTGAAATTATCGCATTCATGAAGCAATTAAATACACAACTACAGGAGGAGGTTTCCCAATGA
- a CDS encoding glycosyltransferase family 4 protein — protein MLFIAMSVAFIAAIILTPLVIKLAYRIGAVDRPNYRKVHARIMPRIGGLAIFGAFIIGYAILLPKDEHAVGILIGAVIIVLIGFLDDMLEITAKAKLSGQLLAALVVVLWGGLQIEFINLPFIGQLDFGYLSIPITIIWIIGITNAINLIDGLDGLAAGVSTIALIAITVMAALMGDVFVAATASILAASSLGFLFFNFHPAKIFMGDTGSLFLGFMISVLALLGFKNVAVVSLVIPIIMLGVPISDTFFAIVRRVRMKQSITAADKSHLHHCLLRVGFSHRQAVLTIYGIAILFGAAAVLFSQATVWGALLLIFVMLIVIELFVELIGLAGANYRPLLNLVRMIGK, from the coding sequence ATGTTATTCATCGCAATGTCTGTAGCTTTTATCGCTGCTATCATACTAACACCGCTTGTCATCAAGCTTGCTTATCGGATCGGTGCGGTTGACCGTCCCAATTATCGAAAAGTACATGCGAGAATTATGCCGAGAATTGGCGGACTGGCTATTTTTGGCGCGTTTATAATCGGGTACGCTATTTTATTACCTAAAGATGAGCACGCTGTCGGAATTTTAATCGGTGCAGTCATTATCGTGTTAATTGGTTTCTTGGATGATATGTTAGAAATCACAGCGAAAGCAAAACTATCAGGTCAGCTCTTAGCTGCGTTAGTAGTTGTCCTGTGGGGCGGCTTACAAATTGAATTTATTAACTTACCGTTTATCGGTCAATTAGATTTTGGTTACTTAAGTATTCCAATTACAATTATTTGGATTATCGGTATTACAAATGCTATTAACTTAATTGATGGCTTGGATGGTTTGGCGGCAGGCGTTTCTACGATTGCGTTAATCGCTATTACAGTAATGGCGGCACTTATGGGAGATGTCTTCGTTGCAGCGACAGCATCAATATTAGCTGCTAGTTCGCTCGGATTCTTATTCTTTAACTTCCATCCGGCGAAAATCTTCATGGGGGATACGGGATCATTATTCCTTGGATTCATGATTTCGGTGCTCGCGCTACTTGGTTTCAAAAATGTTGCGGTCGTGTCATTGGTTATACCAATCATTATGTTAGGTGTTCCTATTTCAGACACATTCTTTGCGATTGTTAGACGCGTGCGTATGAAGCAGTCCATTACAGCGGCAGATAAATCCCATTTACATCATTGTTTATTACGAGTAGGGTTTTCACATAGACAAGCAGTATTGACTATATACGGAATTGCGATTTTATTTGGTGCAGCAGCAGTTCTTTTCTCACAAGCTACAGTATGGGGAGCATTGCTACTGATTTTCGTTATGCTCATCGTCATCGAGTTATTTGTCGAGTTAATCGGACTCGCAGGCGCGAATTATCGACCGTTATTGAATTTAGTACGAATGATTGGAAAGTAA
- a CDS encoding LCP family protein, whose translation MKREEYKKKKGSQSKTKLFLKISGFTFLIAALGVSAYLYQLYNQTAEVLDRSYEPLAQKEPAELRVEPAKDKVSILLIGVDESEARHEAEEHGRSDALILATLNPKMKSIKLVSIPRDSYVYIPKVNYKDKITHAHAFGGTAASIDTVENLFDIPINYYIKMNFNAFIDVVDALGGVEVEVPYERIEKDENDKNAIHLMPGLQRLDGRHTLALARTRKLDSDIERGKRQQMILQAMIKEATSITSLTKYGDVINALGENMKTDMTSKQMLSFIQYVKTGMPKVDTLTLSGYDDMSTGVYYYKLDERNLEETRQILKSHLGLIPDSSSLTESNTTQITAEVTQE comes from the coding sequence ATGAAAAGAGAAGAATATAAAAAGAAGAAAGGTTCTCAGTCAAAGACAAAACTCTTCTTAAAAATATCCGGATTCACATTTCTTATTGCAGCACTTGGCGTATCAGCTTATCTATATCAACTGTATAATCAGACAGCAGAAGTATTGGATCGGTCTTATGAACCTTTAGCGCAGAAAGAACCTGCAGAGCTACGCGTAGAGCCAGCGAAAGACAAAGTCTCCATTTTATTGATCGGTGTTGATGAAAGTGAAGCGCGTCACGAGGCAGAAGAGCATGGTCGATCAGATGCACTGATTCTAGCCACGTTAAATCCGAAGATGAAAAGTATTAAACTCGTCAGTATTCCTCGTGACTCTTATGTGTATATTCCTAAAGTAAATTATAAGGATAAAATTACACATGCCCATGCATTTGGCGGTACTGCCGCTTCCATTGATACAGTGGAAAATCTCTTTGATATTCCGATTAATTATTATATTAAGATGAATTTCAATGCCTTTATCGACGTGGTAGATGCACTCGGCGGAGTTGAAGTAGAAGTTCCATACGAACGTATCGAAAAGGATGAAAATGATAAAAATGCGATACATTTAATGCCTGGTCTTCAACGATTGGACGGACGTCATACACTCGCTTTGGCTAGGACGAGAAAATTGGACAGTGATATTGAGCGTGGAAAGCGTCAGCAAATGATCCTGCAAGCTATGATCAAAGAAGCTACTTCTATTACGTCCCTGACAAAGTATGGCGATGTGATCAATGCGCTTGGTGAAAATATGAAGACAGACATGACTTCGAAACAAATGCTTTCTTTCATTCAGTATGTAAAAACAGGCATGCCTAAAGTCGATACGCTAACACTTAGCGGGTATGATGATATGTCTACTGGTGTTTATTATTATAAATTGGATGAGCGTAATTTAGAGGAGACGCGGCAAATATTAAAGTCACACCTCGGGTTGATTCCAGATTCTTCTTCACTTACTGAATCGAACACGACTCAAATTACTGCTGAAGTGACGCAGGAATAA
- a CDS encoding YigZ family protein: MRANYKTVQLYGESEFVVQKSRFLSFVKRAETEQEAIDFIQEIKKDHHTATHNCSAYIIGEHDQIQKANDDGEPSGTAGVPMLEVLKKQQLKDTVIVVTRYFGGIKLGGGGLIRAYGKAASEGVAATGIVERRLHVLTKVMIDYTWLGKVENEIRQSIYPLQEITYEQDVELFLFVPVEEQSVFHEWIMELTNGQAVVTEVQHEFLEFTI, encoded by the coding sequence ATGCGAGCAAATTATAAAACTGTACAGCTTTATGGCGAAAGTGAATTCGTGGTGCAAAAATCCCGTTTCCTTTCATTTGTTAAGCGAGCAGAGACCGAACAAGAGGCAATTGACTTTATTCAGGAAATAAAAAAAGATCATCATACAGCAACACATAATTGTTCCGCTTATATTATCGGAGAACATGATCAGATCCAAAAAGCGAACGATGACGGGGAACCTTCAGGAACTGCCGGTGTTCCTATGTTGGAAGTATTAAAAAAACAACAATTAAAAGATACCGTCATCGTCGTAACTCGTTACTTCGGCGGCATTAAACTAGGTGGCGGTGGACTGATCCGCGCCTACGGTAAAGCCGCTTCTGAAGGAGTAGCCGCTACAGGTATTGTCGAAAGAAGATTACATGTTTTGACAAAGGTAATGATTGATTATACATGGTTAGGAAAAGTGGAAAACGAAATACGCCAATCCATCTATCCTTTACAAGAGATTACCTATGAACAGGACGTTGAACTGTTTTTATTTGTTCCTGTAGAAGAACAATCTGTTTTTCATGAATGGATTATGGAACTGACGAATGGTCAAGCTGTCGTCACTGAAGTGCAACATGAATTTCTAGAGTTTACCATCTGA
- a CDS encoding sensor histidine kinase: protein MNEKAIDIQQMEKIFGNMVDVMDRSKTDIFLISEQSRQSFEEMQKELTEVKESISHVIAEGDSLDDMSRHSRKRLANVSKDFINYSEEEVKQAYSVANDLLVRVSINKMEEKQLRERRDELERRLAMLLSTIERADQLVNQVTTVITYLTSDLKNVSAALETARHKQDFAIQIIQAQEEERKRLSRDIHDGPAQMLANVLMRSGLIEKTFVQHGPDKALLELSHLKEMVRGALSEVRRIIYDLRPMALDDLGLVPTLRKYLSTISEYEAPLTIHFHSNGPERRFNSNFEVGIFRLIQESVNNSIKHAKTDEVWVKIEWLRDTVNILIKDKGCGFDTKEVKDKSFGLIGMQERVDLLKGEMKVNSKVGEGTSLLLRIPLDEEL from the coding sequence TTGAACGAGAAGGCGATCGACATCCAGCAAATGGAAAAGATCTTCGGCAACATGGTTGATGTAATGGATCGGTCAAAAACTGACATATTTTTAATTAGTGAACAAAGTCGTCAAAGTTTTGAAGAAATGCAAAAAGAGCTAACAGAAGTGAAAGAAAGCATTTCGCATGTCATAGCAGAAGGCGACTCTTTAGATGATATGTCACGCCACTCTAGAAAACGCTTGGCAAACGTGTCGAAGGATTTCATAAATTACAGCGAAGAAGAAGTGAAACAGGCATATAGTGTGGCAAATGATTTGCTTGTACGCGTCTCCATCAATAAAATGGAGGAAAAGCAGTTGCGTGAGAGAAGAGACGAGTTGGAACGTCGGCTTGCTATGTTACTCTCCACAATTGAAAGGGCTGATCAACTTGTTAATCAGGTAACCACAGTAATTACTTATTTGACATCTGATTTAAAAAATGTGAGTGCAGCACTTGAAACAGCACGCCATAAACAAGATTTTGCAATTCAAATCATTCAAGCACAAGAAGAAGAGCGAAAACGTCTATCACGTGATATTCACGATGGTCCTGCACAAATGCTGGCGAATGTTCTCATGCGTTCGGGTTTGATTGAAAAGACCTTTGTACAACACGGTCCTGACAAAGCCTTACTGGAACTGTCTCATTTAAAAGAGATGGTAAGAGGTGCACTATCGGAAGTACGGCGGATTATATATGATCTTCGTCCAATGGCTTTAGATGATTTAGGACTCGTTCCTACATTACGAAAATATTTATCGACCATTAGTGAATATGAAGCACCATTGACCATCCATTTTCATAGCAATGGACCCGAAAGAAGATTCAATTCCAATTTTGAAGTAGGGATTTTTAGACTCATACAAGAATCAGTGAATAACAGTATCAAACATGCAAAAACAGACGAAGTATGGGTTAAAATTGAATGGTTGCGTGATACCGTAAATATATTGATTAAAGACAAAGGTTGCGGCTTTGATACAAAAGAAGTAAAAGATAAGTCATTTGGTTTGATTGGCATGCAAGAACGCGTGGATTTGTTAAAAGGTGAAATGAAAGTAAACTCCAAAGTTGGAGAAGGTACTTCACTTTTATTGCGGATCCCGTTAGACGAAGAACTGTAA
- a CDS encoding response regulator transcription factor: METTKILIVDDHQLFREGVKRILDFEDSFNVVAEGDDGSEVLEIYRQCEPDVVLMDINMPRMNGVDATEQLVKEFPDAKVIMLSIHDDESYVTHALKTGALGYMLKEMDADAIVQAIKVVANGGSYLHPKVTHNLVSEFRRLSEREHKGSFQQNDIRRPLHLLTKRECEVLQLLTDGQSNRTIGETLFISEKTVKNHVSSILQKMNVNDRTQAVVTAIKNGWVEVK, from the coding sequence ATGGAAACAACAAAAATTTTAATTGTAGATGATCACCAATTATTCCGAGAAGGTGTTAAACGAATTTTGGACTTTGAAGATTCATTTAACGTAGTAGCAGAGGGCGATGACGGAAGTGAAGTGCTTGAAATTTATCGTCAGTGTGAGCCGGACGTTGTATTGATGGATATTAACATGCCGCGTATGAACGGTGTAGACGCTACAGAGCAATTAGTGAAAGAGTTCCCGGATGCCAAAGTGATTATGCTTTCCATTCACGATGACGAGTCTTATGTAACACATGCGTTGAAGACAGGTGCACTCGGCTATATGTTAAAGGAAATGGACGCCGACGCAATTGTACAAGCTATTAAAGTAGTAGCAAATGGCGGATCGTATTTACATCCGAAAGTAACACATAATTTAGTATCTGAATTCCGCCGTTTAAGTGAGAGGGAACATAAAGGTTCATTCCAACAAAATGACATTCGCCGTCCCCTTCATTTATTGACAAAACGTGAATGTGAAGTGCTACAATTACTGACAGATGGCCAAAGTAACAGGACTATTGGCGAGACGTTATTTATTTCAGAGAAAACAGTAAAAAACCACGTCTCTAGTATTTTGCAGAAAATGAACGTAAATGACCGTACACAAGCAGTCGTCACAGCAATTAAAAATGGCTGGGTTGAAGTGAAATAA
- a CDS encoding nuclear transport factor 2 family protein: MKKKLAMASIAMVLILSACNKSEETNSNDITNGEASPGNGAIDHGVDDNKVGFSMSGDQVEEAENVPKEEHKAIMAAFNEYIESFNSQDIDRYLATLSDKKYDLQEERTVLEDMFKSASVKRDPDNETIVKYNEKEAQVFSTIKTTFTDMESGVENAPEGRQVTVFTKEDDQWKVFSIHFIGDEPDK; encoded by the coding sequence ATGAAGAAGAAATTAGCAATGGCATCGATCGCTATGGTTCTTATTTTAAGTGCCTGCAATAAGTCTGAAGAGACCAATTCGAACGACATTACGAACGGAGAAGCTTCTCCTGGAAACGGCGCAATCGATCATGGAGTGGATGATAACAAAGTAGGTTTCAGTATGTCAGGTGATCAAGTGGAAGAAGCAGAGAATGTTCCAAAAGAGGAACATAAAGCGATTATGGCGGCATTCAACGAATATATTGAGTCATTCAATAGTCAGGACATTGATAGATATCTTGCTACATTATCAGATAAAAAATACGATCTCCAAGAAGAGCGAACCGTGTTGGAAGATATGTTCAAATCAGCATCCGTAAAGCGAGATCCTGACAATGAGACGATTGTAAAGTACAACGAAAAAGAAGCGCAAGTATTTTCGACGATTAAAACTACATTTACTGACATGGAAAGTGGTGTAGAGAACGCTCCGGAAGGACGTCAAGTAACAGTTTTCACTAAAGAAGACGATCAATGGAAAGTCTTTTCGATTCATTTTATCGGAGACGAACCAGACAAATAA
- a CDS encoding competence protein ComK has product MVNQQNLSSYIVTFHTFALLHGQHSNPYYTKVVENDRTFIVEKTPLEIMKDSCAHYRTNFDSIITSSKNDLKNRPKPPIMLTHLNNRPLLFFPLLSPTLHKNSWVAYHAVKDTHQCEDGVAVVLKNDTHMPLDTSLATVYRQMALSHILSQRFDNAQEELRSSYYMIMEPKNSDAPIS; this is encoded by the coding sequence ATGGTAAATCAACAGAACTTGTCTTCTTATATCGTTACGTTTCATACTTTTGCATTACTTCATGGCCAACATTCCAATCCATACTATACAAAGGTTGTAGAAAACGATCGAACATTCATTGTCGAAAAAACACCATTAGAAATCATGAAGGATTCTTGTGCTCATTACCGCACAAACTTCGACTCCATCATTACTAGCTCAAAAAATGATTTGAAAAATCGACCGAAGCCGCCTATTATGCTGACGCATCTCAATAATCGGCCGTTGCTTTTCTTTCCTTTACTGTCTCCAACACTACATAAAAATTCATGGGTTGCTTATCACGCGGTTAAAGACACCCATCAATGCGAAGATGGTGTTGCTGTTGTATTAAAAAATGACACACATATGCCGCTAGATACATCGCTGGCAACAGTTTACCGACAAATGGCGCTATCGCATATTTTGTCCCAACGCTTTGATAATGCACAAGAAGAATTGAGAAGTTCCTATTATATGATTATGGAGCCTAAAAACTCTGACGCTCCAATTTCCTAA
- a CDS encoding M20 family metallopeptidase has protein sequence MNEQLFKKLEQSYDDMVEIRRYLHMNPEVSFKEEKTAAYIADFYKQLHIDVRTGVGGNGVVARVKGSKPGKTVAMRADFDALPIQDQKDTPYASKVPGVMHACGHDGHTATLLQLAKAMNEMRDELAGEYVFIHQHAEELAPGGAIAMIEDGCLDGVDVIFGTHLWSLYDTGIIYYAAGPVMAAADRFSITVQGAGGHGASPHQTKDAVAIGSQLVMNLQQIVSRRVDPIESAVLSVGSFVADNAFNVIADQAVLSGTVRTFTSENRDLMEREIKRVAEGTAIATDCQIEVEYFRGYPAVVNHEKETEFLQSVAETIPGLNGVEKMEPQMGGEDFAYYLEKVPGTFFFTGARPTDAFPHHHPRFDIDEKAMIAAAKTLGAAAIEYQK, from the coding sequence ATGAATGAGCAACTATTCAAGAAACTAGAACAATCTTATGACGATATGGTAGAAATTCGTCGCTATTTGCATATGAATCCAGAAGTTTCATTTAAAGAAGAAAAAACAGCTGCTTATATAGCAGATTTTTATAAACAACTACACATCGATGTTCGAACAGGTGTCGGTGGAAACGGTGTAGTTGCTCGTGTGAAAGGAAGCAAGCCAGGTAAAACTGTCGCTATGCGCGCAGATTTCGATGCACTTCCTATCCAAGATCAAAAAGATACCCCTTACGCTTCTAAAGTGCCCGGCGTTATGCACGCTTGCGGTCACGACGGTCATACCGCTACTCTTCTTCAATTGGCAAAAGCAATGAATGAAATGCGTGACGAGTTAGCCGGGGAGTATGTTTTCATTCATCAACATGCTGAAGAACTGGCTCCTGGTGGCGCAATTGCAATGATAGAAGACGGTTGCCTTGATGGAGTAGATGTTATATTCGGTACACATCTCTGGTCTCTGTATGACACAGGAATTATTTATTACGCAGCAGGCCCAGTCATGGCAGCAGCTGACCGCTTTTCTATTACAGTTCAAGGGGCTGGCGGACACGGCGCATCTCCACACCAAACAAAAGATGCGGTAGCGATTGGTTCACAATTAGTGATGAACTTACAACAAATTGTCTCTAGACGCGTAGACCCTATCGAATCAGCTGTCTTGTCTGTTGGTTCATTCGTTGCGGATAATGCATTTAACGTAATTGCAGATCAAGCAGTTCTAAGTGGTACTGTTCGCACATTCACATCGGAAAATCGCGATTTAATGGAGCGTGAAATTAAACGTGTCGCTGAAGGGACAGCTATTGCAACTGACTGCCAAATCGAAGTCGAATACTTCCGTGGATATCCAGCTGTCGTTAATCATGAAAAAGAAACAGAATTTTTACAGTCTGTAGCCGAAACTATACCTGGTTTAAATGGTGTGGAAAAAATGGAACCTCAAATGGGCGGAGAAGATTTCGCTTATTACTTAGAAAAAGTACCTGGCACTTTCTTCTTTACAGGAGCTAGACCGACTGACGCGTTCCCTCATCACCATCCACGATTTGACATTGATGAAAAAGCAATGATTGCAGCAGCAAAAACACTTGGCGCCGCCGCTATTGAATATCAAAAGTAA